The sequence ccttgcctgtttgttttttttttgttgttgttgttgagacagagtctcactatgttgcccaggctagagtgagtgccgtggcgtcagcttagctcacagcaacctcagactcctcagcttaagcgatcctactgcctcagcctcccgagtagctggtactacaggcatgcgccaccatgcccggctaattttttctatatagatttttagttgtccatataatgtctttctattttttttttagtagagacgggatcttgctcttgctcaggctggtctcgaactcctgacctcgagcgatccacccgcctcggcctcccagagtgctaggattacaggcgtgagccaccgcgcccggcccccttgCCTGTTCTTTAGAAGGCAAGTGCCCTGGGAAGGAAGCTCTGGGCTTGTCAGTGATGCCCAACAGCGCTGTGGGGAAAGGGCTGTGCTGGAGAGGCACCGTTGGAGGGGAAGCAGCACCGGACAGGGCCTGCCTGCTGTGCTACCTGGGGAGAGTcagttcacctctctgagcctccactgCCTCCGCGTTATCTGGGGGTAACAATAGCTGCCCTCGGCTTCCCCATTGCATGACTGGAATCATCTTGCCTGTCCCACCCTATGGGCCAGCAAGGACCTTGCTCTTCCCACCCACTCATCAGGGCAGGTATTCGAGGAAATGTCTGCTCTTGACTGGGGTGGGAGCGGGAgagggtggggacggggcccaggCTGTAGGGAGGACCCACTGAGGACATGGCAGTGagggcctccccagccctgccctgctggccCTAGCTGGGGCCTCCCTCCCACACCTGAAGCCTGTGTGCTGCCACCTGTTTCACATCACAGGTGCGGTGAATCTAAATCCCTTAAATCCTGAGGGTACAAGGCCATGGCTCAGAAGAGCCCCGAAGTCAGCGCCATTAATCTCCCCTACAAAGACCTGGCCTCTGAAGTGACCAGGCGCAGAGTCACTATGGACACAAGGTACCCTAAAGCTCTCCTCCGGCTCACTTGCGGGGGCGGGTTGGTGGGATGGAGCGTAAATGCTGAGCTCACTAAGTGTGCGAAACTGCAGGTGGCGCTGGTTTATGTACGTTTGTTCATCCGCTGCCGGGAGCTGCATTTCGCGGATGAGGAGACTGCCTTGTGGAAACAGACTTTTCTCATGTGGCACTTCGGCGGGGATGGTACCCGTTTGTGTATGTTCACCGCGTGGATGCTGGGATGAGTGTCACATCAGTGGCTCTTAATGAGGAGGTGGGGAGCACTTTGATGATGTGCTGGAAGTTATGAAAATCCATGCCTTTACAGACAAAGCCTGGGCACCTGGACTCCCTGAAGCTCACCCTCATTCCCAAGGAGGCTGTCGGCTCCCTGCAGGCAGGGACTGTTTGCCTTCCTTACCTCTGTGTGCCTGGTCCCCGGTACTGTGCTAGTGGACTATGAATGAACCAGCGACCCCTTAGGAAGAAGAGACGTAGCCAGCTTGCTTGACCCAGAGGAGAGGGGTTTGCCTGCAGATGGAGTCAGTAGCTGCCTGTGCTGCGGGTTTCAGCTCTAAAAGGCATCAGCTGCCTGAGACCTTTCCCCGATGGTAGGGTTggcagataaaatacagaaagcccagttaaattcaaattttagataaacaaaaaaaactttttggtGTAAATACATCCTTGAAATATTTGTGACATACTAAAAATTAGTTTGTCTGAATTTCAAATGTAACTGGGCACcctatgtttttatttgctacatTTGGCAAGCCCATGACGGCCACTGTGGGGatgccctctcctctctctggtcTTAAGTCCCAAGATCCACTGGGGTGCCCAAGACACCACATAAAGGTGTTTAAGAAAAATCTTAGACTCCAATTTATATGAAAACTGAACTCTTGAAATTGCCATTTGGCTGGGCATGGCACCCTCACTGCATGTCAGGAGGTCATTGTGGGATCTGCTCCCCTCTTGATGGAGGGATGGGGCTGCCAGGATGGAGGAGGTCACGGGGGCTTCTTCATTTACTTTCAGCAAATGCCAATATGTTGTAGTTTACTTGGGTCGGTTAAACCAATTGACAAGTTATATTGTCTAGTCTTGGCAAATGTAACCCTCAAAAGAGACAAGTGGCCTAAAAAATTTTTGCCTAGAAATCTTGgattaaaataatattgcaaatatgaataaatgacaaaaattggCACAGCTGATGCTTCTAGCTTGAGCTCCATATCAGGAACAATATGAGCTTGAAATGATGATCTTACTAAATCTGATAAGAAGTTAGCCAAAAGATCCAAAATTATTGACTTGAAATACGGTGTTCCATTCACAGTATGAATTTCCATCTAATATTGTTCACGATGCCCCTTGACATTAGAGTTTATTAGGATGTAACATATTAGCAAATTGATAAAAATTATGAACAATTCCTTAGTTACCATGCATGTGAGTGTTAAGCCTTTGCTGATGGGGTGCATGGCCAACTTGACACCCTGATTCTAGATCATGAGAGTGGGTGTTGTCTCCGGGAGGCTGCAGTCGCTGTGCTCAAACATCCACCGAGAAAAAAGATGGCACAATCCTGAGGCCTCTCCTAGCCACCACACAATCCCCTCCACATCCCCTCAGCATCATTAGGGATCGGCTTCAATTGGGAGATGGCAGCAGTGAACGTGGCCAAATCCCAACCTAAGTTTAGTTTCTAGTTCTGCCTTTCACTGGCCACATGACCTGGATGTATCACCTTCCATCTCGGCTTCCTCAGCTGAAAGACTTATTGTGGGGTATGGCTGAGAATCTGCATGTAGGTAGTTTCTAGCTAATTTCCAGtccctggaacatagtaagtgttcaggGATCAGTTAATCTGAATCTGTGATAGTGTGACAGGGTAGTCCTCTTCCCTTGAAGGCAGGGTTTTCCCAGCCCTGAGGAGGATGGGAAAGCCCTGGTAGACTTCAGCAGGGGGGAGGAGAACCCCGCAGGCTGGGGATGGGGACAAGTTAGGACCGGACTGGCCCTGAGAATGGCTGGAATGCAATGAAACATCAAGACAGAGCCTGCCCCAGGCCGAAATGTACAGAGAGCTGGCTGGTGGGGGATGGAGAGGGCCAGCTGATGGGAAGACCTCCTGCTCTAAGCCTAAGAAACCACTGGGGAATGGCTTGGGGTGAGGGAGTGGTTCCCACAGGATGATTGGATCCCCAGGACCAATGGAGGCAATTGAGCTCACTCTGAGAAGAGCCGGCTCAATTAAAGTGTGCGTGGAGTGTAACTCATTTTCCCAAGGGGATGGCTCTGTTAGTGTGGGTGGAAGAGTTTGGAAGGATGTCTCTAAAATGTTGACTGGTTCTCTTTAGGTGCTGGCATATGGGGtgtttctttcattctctctctctttttttaattgcatctgtatttatatttctcattattGAATCCTAACATTCCATGTGCCTTTCTTCCTAGAGAGGAGATCATTACCAAGAAAAGCGATGAAGCTAAGGAGACGCTCTCACGTCTGGGTTCGGAACAAGCCCTTTCTCCTGACGTGGCCCACCGCGAGGTACCTCCCGTGCCACCCCCTTCTCCAGCTGAGTGGTCCACGGACTCCTAAGCATATACAACTTCACTCACTTTGAAGTGGACTCTCATACGGAACTCCAGAAACCAGTCTCCGGGACATTGGCATTCCTGGGGTTGTCCTAGAAGGTCTTtgttctttcctatttttcttctggAGCCACCGTTGAGCATTGTTTATTATCACTAGTGCACTTGCAGTGATTCTGGGTTTTTCAAGCCAAGTCTCTGGTATATATACAGATTTGATCTTTAATTTATGCTGTGCTATAGAATACTTGCTGGAGCCAGTtggatttgaattaaaaatattatgaggCCTTGCTGTGTATTACCGAATCTGAATCAGCGAAAAGTTCAGACCTCTGTGACTTTAAAGATCTGAAATCCAGAAAATCCAGAGGCATTTGGATTTTCAAGACTCAGCCGGAGACACTACAGTTCTATGGCCCTTTATACTAGTTTACCAGAACTCTAGCCCCATTCCCTGTGCTGGTGCTAGGGTGGTTGAGTTTTATATGTATAACAAAGTCTTCAAAGTTTGATTCTAGGAGACTGAAGTGATTTTCAGACTCTACAACAAAAATTCTACCCTGAAAAGCAGCCAAGTGCAGAGTGGTTTGGTTGGGGAGAAGTATATTGCATGGGTCCCCTGCTCAAACCTGTTGGCAGAGCCCAAAGTACCTCTATAGAACTACTTGGGCTCTTTTGAATGGcttaaaagcattaaaattgtGATAATTCA is a genomic window of Eulemur rufifrons isolate Redbay chromosome 8, OSU_ERuf_1, whole genome shotgun sequence containing:
- the MYOCOS gene encoding myocilin opposite strand protein, coding for MAQKSPEVSAINLPYKDLASEVTRRRVTMDTREEIITKKSDEAKETLSRLGSEQALSPDVAHREVPPVPPPSPAEWSTDS